One Glycine soja cultivar W05 chromosome 7, ASM419377v2, whole genome shotgun sequence genomic window, AGAAATATTTTGGAGAGGGGGCCAGTTATAGTTTCACTTTGACATTAGTGGAATCATATGAAGACAATGTAGTGGTGGTCTCGCTGTTAAAGCCAATTTAACTTTAAACCAAATCAGGCTCACCAATTGCATACACAATCAAATTAATACCTATCTAGGGTAGTCCAGATATGTAGTTTTTGGCACAAATACACACCACAATAATTTGTCACCAAATGTGGTCATTATACATTTGGAGTACTGTGCTGTATATAGTACGACAGGCaaataattaattctattaattttaaaacaataaatactaACTTGTTGAAAAGTCTAAAAGCAAAGTGGGAGACAATACAAAACAAAGATCCAAACGAATGATAATTAATGTGTAAGGAGAAGgagaggaaataaaaaaaaagcttgattatatataaacaatctTGCGAGCTAGGATATGCTAATGCTACACTATCATTTGCAAATGCGAAGATTCATTATTCTTTGAGTTTGAGTACAAGAGGGTGTACGTTGATCAACAGAGTACCTCCATAAGGAAGATTCCATTAATGATTAATCGCTCCCCAGCAAATTAGGGATAGTGTAATTTCTATTAACAATGAAAGATAAACACATGCCCATGACCATGTTTAAAGCCATTAATTAGAAACCTccgaattttattttttcaattctttaagTTGTTAACATATGCTATAAGCTAGCTCCTTCAAAAATGTCgacacataattttaaaaacaaaataattaaattaaattgaagaaaaacagACGCCGAGTTAATTAATTGCTcgttgaattctttttttattgttcatatATAAGAAACAACCACTACTAGACTTACAAAATTCCTGAATgcaactaaataacatgcatccTGTCCTAAGTCCACACGCATTATCATCAAAAGACAAAAATACATCCAAAACTGCTCATTAGGTTAATTACGTTAATAATGATCATAATTAACGTTATGAAGAAAGAAACTCAAGTCTGCTTCCTCAACTCTTTGTAGAATCTCTTTATGAACTCTTCCGCAGCCTTGTCCACTTGGTTGTCCTTGTCATCCTCAGACTCACCAAGTGGGAACGGAGAGTCCGTCACCCTGATCAACTTCCTCACCATAGGGCTACGTCCGAACCCGGAAAGCGCGGTGGCCACAGCCGGCGATGCCTCCTCGAAGGCCTCATTGTTCAGCATCTCCAACACGCCCTTAACGGCATTAACGGTCACCGTGTCGTCGTCAAGGGTTGGCGGCGCGTGAGCGCACGTGAAGAAGGGGTTGTGGCGGTGCCGTTTGTTGTTGCTGGCAAGGGCTGCCGCGAAGAAGTTGTTGGGTGTGTTGCTGCAGCTGAACTCGTACTCCCTGGCGGTGGAGAATTGGAGGTTGTTGCCGGAGACACCGtggttgtggtggtggtggaacaTGAGGTTGGCGATGGCTTTGCCGGGGCGTTTGAGCATCATGTTGTTGAGGTGCATCATTAGCTTACCCTTTGATATGCCTTTCCTCAGCATGAAGAAGGCCACACGTATTATGCTCAACACTTTCTTTGCTATTACTGGTGTATTGCTTTCCATTTCTATTTGTTTTAGGTTATTTCgaattttagagagagagagagatttttcTGATTTGAGAGAGatttttgagagagagagagagttagaGAGAAGATGGAATGGGTTGAAGGGAAAGAGAGGGCAAGggggcatatatatatatatatatatgtgatagtaGTGAAGAAAAGGAGGGGATGACAAATGTGTTGGTTTTGCATTTGAATCAACCTACCCTAGAATATAAACAGTGGGTGCAtagatatttttcatttattattattatttaatttggttCTACTTTTTATTGTGTATGTTTTCCTTAACCGACCATTATTGGTGGGAGGCTGCCTTAAGGTAGTGAGTTGAACCACGCGTGAGACTGTAAATTTCTCACGTGAGTTTGAAAAATTGTGGTTTAGAGAACTACGGATAATGAAGTGAAATCTAAAAGGACTCCTTGTGTTTGAATCAATCAAttaattgaaatgaaaatttgttataattttttaagtccttaattaattagtatccTAAAGatactttttaatatttctcaTAAATACGtcgttgaataaaaaaaattctattttcctTAGCGTTAGTGCTAATGAATGCTGTGGATCCTTttcaccaaattataagaaggATGCGAATTACAACAACCTTAGTCCTTGTTTAGtataatggaaaaagaaaaggaaaataagagAAGGAGGATGTGAGTGGAAATTAATACTATTTTCCACTTGTTTGGTAAAGTTAAAATTGATgtgaacattttaaaattaattaacgaGAGCTTACTATACTGGATTTCTCCTCAAATATAtgaagaaaataagataaatgaacAGGAAACTTATGTTCTTATCTATATTTCTCGTTAATAAAAATggtttctcttcttttatttttttatctactaaataaatttattttaaatatttttattctatttcacttcaactaaataattttaacttcatTCTATTTCTCCATTAttatcggtgaaaatttatttaaatttgtcacAATTTAAATAGAGACGAGTTGTGACGATGATttaaacatcatcacaaaattgTCATAATGACAACTTTGACAGCTTATATAATGgcaattatatattattctcattgtttataaaaaaaaaaaaattgttactgaGATAAGTTAAAGACGTCGATAAAACTTGATCACTGATATATGAGATGACCCACATATTTATGCAAGGCATGTACATATGTAGAAGGTAAGAGAGGAGGTCTCCGCCCCTGTACAATAGCGAAAATGTTTTTAGAATATTAAGAGTGGGATGATAAAAGGTTGTTGTATActtgtatttaattttagaatGTAGTTTGTTGATGTAcgtatatgaaaaaataattgtttaacaAGTCAATTTTTTATGTTCAAATAATGAAACTGAACAACAATTAGCTTGTAAACTGCAGACACAAAGAATTGCAAGAGGAAGTTGATTATAGCAAGTGGTGATGACTGATGATGCTTATAAGCTGTTCTTAGCCTTTATAAACTCGATTCATGCCTCCGTTGTTTTGGTGCTTCCGAAGTTCCACCAATTAATGCGGTCTAAGTTGCTTCATGAGCTGTGGCTCACCCCCGTGTTTCTCGCCCAAATGGAACTCTAATtctatcatataattttataattaagtttcGTGAAGGATAAccttcttattttaaataatgttgAGCATTCTTTTACATATTGAGGTTATCTCCCTACTGATTAAGCAATACATGTTACATGTTGAATaaacaaattacaaaaatatgtttaagaCCTGCCTCTTGCGTTTGGTAATTAATATATAGTTAATAAtactaaaaatggaagaaaaaactAGTTAAAACGATACATCATTCATTTCAGATAAAGCATCAAGTAAACTTCATTCAACTTTATGATTAATAATATGTAGAATACATATATCTCACAAAAATTACAGAAAAAACCActgaacaaaaacaaagaagcTGAACCCTCTCTAGTTAAGGAAATGCAAACAAGATCCCAGAAGAAACCACCCTTGAAAAAGGAGTGGAAAGGCTACTAACCAAAAAAACCTCAGAAGTGAACTTGGGTCTTCTTTGACATAAGGCCATCATTATTTTATCCCGAAAGACAGCAATGGAAGCATTTGTAAATTAGCAGATGAACAAGATGCATGTGGGGTTCTTAATACTTACAGTAGAATATTCAATGGATCCAAGTCCTAGCTAGTGTAGTCAGCCGATAAAAATTAAGGAAACAGCTAACTATTTAAAGATACAAAAACCATGTTCTTAATTTACATTAGTTAAATTAAACACGAAAAAAGTTTGCATGACTTGTAGTACTAAAGTAACATTATTAATTGGCTATTTTGATATCATTGATCTCTCTT contains:
- the LOC114418678 gene encoding uncharacterized protein LOC114418678 — translated: MESNTPVIAKKVLSIIRVAFFMLRKGISKGKLMMHLNNMMLKRPGKAIANLMFHHHHNHGVSGNNLQFSTAREYEFSCSNTPNNFFAAALASNNKRHRHNPFFTCAHAPPTLDDDTVTVNAVKGVLEMLNNEAFEEASPAVATALSGFGRSPMVRKLIRVTDSPFPLGESEDDKDNQVDKAAEEFIKRFYKELRKQT